A window from Drosophila kikkawai strain 14028-0561.14 chromosome 2L, DkikHiC1v2, whole genome shotgun sequence encodes these proteins:
- the LOC108074488 gene encoding accessory gland protein Acp29AB-like, whose product MVYDWSCCYRRFSKDFKKIGSKYYYIEDNDELDWFDASDKCESMNAHLVSIKNVNEWAAINNHLTQCKDYWVDIRNDGDEFVSEATGEEAPFLKWAPGQPNKQQNYDCVKLQKGCHCMKTKYCSQKNYFICEANMTPTKPYEILDLRYKN is encoded by the exons ATGGTGTACGATTGGAGCTGTTGTTACAGG CGCTTTTCTAAGGACTTTAAAAAGATTGGATCTAAGTATTACTATATTGAGGATAATGATGAACTGGACTGGTTCGATGCTAGCGACAAATGTGAAAGCATGAATGCCCACTTGGTCAGTATCAAAAATGTTAACGAATGGGCTGCTATCAACAATCACTTGACCCAATGCAAAGACTATTGGGTGGACATCAGAAACGACGGAGATGAGTTCGTATCAGAAGCTACCGGAGAGGAGGCTCCATTTTTAAAGTGGGCCCCAGGCCAGCCAAATAAGCAACAAAATTATGATTGTGTTAAGCTCCAGAAAGGATGTCATTGCATGAAAACCAAATATTGCAGTCAAAAGAACTATTTTATTTGCGAGGCCAACATGACACCAACGAAACCATAcgaaattttagatttaagatataaaaattaa